A stretch of Cucumis sativus cultivar 9930 chromosome 2, Cucumber_9930_V3, whole genome shotgun sequence DNA encodes these proteins:
- the LOC101207372 gene encoding uncharacterized protein LOC101207372, with protein sequence MSSIGTSKGILEIAKFGIYVTIPIVLMYTFANNSKNLQRFMGKSYIVYPPEGPRPPSPEEVREMARELARKNNIR encoded by the exons ATGTCCTCAATTGGAACATCGAAGGGAATTCTGGAGATCGCCAAGTTTGGGATTTATGTTACTATACCTATCGTTCTCATGTACACCTTTGCCAACAACAGCAAAAACCTGCAGAGATTCATGGGCAAA TCTTACATAGTGTATCCTCCCGAGGGACCAAGGCCTCCATCTCCGGAAGAAGTAAGAGAAATGGCACGCGAATTGGCTCGAAAGAACAACATTCGTTGA
- the LOC101215156 gene encoding CBL-interacting serine/threonine-protein kinase 7, which yields MESGGPPTPPPLPPPPTGATLLGKYQLGRFLGRGSFAKVYQARSLADNSIVAVKIIDKNKTIDAAMEPCIVREISVMRRLQHHPSILKIHEVMATKTKIYLVVDYASGGELFAKLLRRGRLTESTARRYFQQLISALHFCHQNGVAHRDIKPQNLLLDEDGNLKVSDFGLSALPEQIKDGMLHTACGTPAYTAPEVVSRRGYDGAKADAWSCGVILFVLLSGHLPFSDNNLVAMYKKVYRREYQFPDSISKPARHLIFQLLDPNPHTRMSIEALMQHSWYKKSLRSKPQISNRSLFDSLGNYKSELGVSGLNAFDIISMSSGLDLSGLFETTDCNKKRFTTGVGMEKVEERVREIGGELGYRVEKGKSGAIGLGKGRMILVVEALEITSNLLMVEVKVAESKMEFERMHWGDLKAKLQDIVDSWHTNEGM from the coding sequence ATGGAGTCCGGTGGTCCGCCCACCCCTCCGCCGCTCCCTCCGCCGCCTACTGGCGCCACTCTCCTTGGAAAGTACCAATTAGGCCGTTTCCTCGGCCGTGGAAGCTTCGCCAAGGTCTATCAAGCTCGTTCTCTCGCCGATAACTCCATTGTCGCCGTCAAAATCATCGACAAGAACAAAACCATCGACGCCGCCATGGAACCCTGCATTGTACGTGAGATCTCCGTGATGCGACGCCTTCAGCACCATCCCAGCATCCTCAAAATCCATGAAGTTATGGCGACGAAAACGAAGATCTACCTCGTTGTCGATTACGCATCCGGTGGTGAACTATTCGCGAAACTCCTCCGCCGTGGTCGCTTAACGGAGTCCACCGCTCGCCGTTACTTTCAACAATTAATTTCTGCTCTCCATTTTTGTCATCAAAACGGCGTTGCTCATCGCGACATCAAACCCCAAAATCTCCTCCTCGATGAAGACGGTAACCTAAAGGTCTCCGACTTCGGTCTCTCCGCTTTGCCGGAACAGATCAAAGACGGAATGCTTCACACCGCCTGTGGAACTCCGGCATACACCGCGCCAGAGGTTGTTTCCCGGCGAGGCTACGATGGGGCAAAAGCCGATGCGTGGTCCTGTGGTGTTATCCTCTTCGTTTTACTCTCCGGTCATCTTCCATTCAGCGATAACAACCTCGTCGCTATGTACAAGAAGGTTTATCGCCGGGAATATCAATTTCCCGATTCAATTTCAAAGCCAGCAAGACATTTGATCTTCCAATTACTGGATCCAAATCCACATACAAGGATGAGCATTGAGGCATTGATGCAACATTCATGGTACAAGAAATCATTGCGCTCAAAGCCCCAAATTAGCAACAGGAGCTTATTTGATTCATTGGGTAATTACAAATCTGAATTGGGTGTTTCTGGATTGAAtgcatttgatataatttcaATGTCTTCTGGTTTAGATCTGTCTGGGTTGTTTGAAACAACAGATTGTAATAAAAAGAGATTCACAACAGGGGTTGGTATGGAGAAAGTGGAAGAAAGGGTAAGAGAGATTGGTGGAGAATTGGGTTATAGAGTTGAGAAAGGGAAAAGCGGGGCAATTGGGTTAGGGAAAGGGAGAATGATATTGGTGGTTGAAGCTTTGGAAATAACTTCAAATCTGTTAATGGTGGAAGTGAAGGTAGCTGAATCCAAGATGGAGTTTGAGAGGATGCATTGGGGAGATTTGAAAGCTAAGTTACAAGACATTGTTGATTCTTGGCATACAAATGAGGGAATGTAA